From the genome of Candidatus Rhabdochlamydia oedothoracis, one region includes:
- a CDS encoding transposase has translation MVFFSSGCGGGEQVDYGYKGKGVTSHLLLEKSGKPLAITFTSASGDEKKQVIPLLRKVIPFIKKAWNQGKVPILEADKGYDSEQTRIDVLSHEVFPLIARKRNTKGYKIKGICYLEKQRWFVERTISWLKTCFRRLTVRW, from the coding sequence ATGGTTTTTTTTTCCAGCGGATGCGGAGGAGGAGAGCAAGTTGATTATGGCTACAAAGGTAAAGGCGTGACATCGCATTTACTGTTAGAAAAATCAGGAAAGCCTCTTGCAATCACTTTTACATCAGCATCCGGGGATGAGAAAAAACAAGTGATCCCTCTGCTTAGGAAAGTCATTCCCTTCATTAAAAAAGCATGGAATCAGGGAAAAGTACCCATACTTGAAGCAGATAAAGGTTATGACTCAGAGCAAACACGTATCGATGTTCTTTCCCATGAGGTTTTTCCTCTGATAGCTCGGAAAAGAAACACTAAGGGATATAAGATAAAAGGCATTTGCTACCTTGAAAAGCAACGTTGGTTCGTTGAGAGAACGATTTCTTGGTTAAAGACATGCTTCCGTCGTCTTACAGTGCGCTGGTAA
- a CDS encoding DUF807 family protein codes for MLNVYFAFEGPTAKVLSYFGNTEKAIENLSVNRTAAGKYTCVFLTGRRVNQNQQPIVQGTSNGRTETVGICNIIRTNIVFFPNYGAYPYQITIDIESYGGAADPDIIMVAYSQSECI; via the coding sequence ATGTTAAATGTTTATTTTGCATTTGAAGGTCCTACAGCTAAGGTTTTGAGTTATTTTGGTAACACGGAAAAAGCCATTGAAAATCTGAGTGTAAATCGAACAGCTGCAGGCAAATATACGTGCGTCTTCTTAACAGGCCGTCGGGTTAATCAGAATCAACAACCTATTGTTCAGGGAACCTCGAATGGTCGCACAGAGACCGTAGGGATATGTAATATCATCCGTACAAACATTGTATTTTTCCCGAACTATGGTGCCTATCCCTATCAGATTACAATAGATATAGAATCTTATGGTGGTGCTGCTGATCCAGATATCATAATGGTTGCATACTCACAGTCAGAGTGCATCTAA
- a CDS encoding transposase: MSKQGLNEEQFKILEPQMEKWVNRNHYGRKLAPWRPVVNTIFWVLRTRSSLERCT, translated from the coding sequence ATGAGCAAGCAAGGATTAAATGAAGAACAGTTTAAAATACTCGAACCTCAAATGGAAAAATGGGTAAATCGTAACCATTATGGAAGAAAATTAGCGCCATGGAGACCTGTAGTGAATACTATTTTCTGGGTGCTTCGGACAAGGAGCTCCTTGGAAAGATGCACCTAG